In a single window of the Candidatus Aegiribacteria sp. genome:
- a CDS encoding adenylate/guanylate cyclase domain-containing protein: MSRDPTLESSTPIHVGLSLNTGEVAAGCLGNERRMDYTVLGDTINTASRLEEIAEPDQIVMGPETASAVAGVVNIREIRSFKLRGKKEPMKVFEVLYQVHCD, translated from the coding sequence ATGAGCAGGGATCCAACCTTAGAATCGTCTACTCCAATCCATGTGGGTCTCTCCCTCAACACAGGGGAGGTCGCAGCTGGATGCCTGGGTAATGAGCGGAGAATGGATTACACCGTTCTCGGTGATACTATAAATACGGCTTCACGTCTCGAGGAGATTGCTGAGCCCGACCAAATAGTTATGGGACCAGAGACTGCATCTGCGGTCGCTGGAGTTGTTAATATCCGCGAGATAAGATCTTTCAAACTCAGGGGCAAGAAGGAACCGATGAAAGTGTTTGAAGTCCTTTACCAGGTTCACTGTGATTGA